TGATTGACtgtttctcaattttcttcGCTGCCATTGTTCCGTTGCAAATGAAAGAGTCAAAAAGGGTTTAGGGAGTGAGAGAGGGGCTTGATCTTCTAAACAAGGAAATTGGAGAGGAGATAAGTTGTGTAATCAATCGAGAACCTAAtatcaaaatacaaaattttaatgtAATTAACAAATCTGGTGTATGCAATGGGGAAGATTGAGGGTAGCTGGCTTGTATTATTCAATTAAGGTGAAGTCACACGTCAGGCCTTGATAGTTTTTAGGCTAATGAGGTTCACCTATCTTACATGCTTCACTAAAGGAAGAAGGTAATGAATATGGAATGACTGAAAGGGAAATTCTATTTCATCCAATATTCTTATTGTCATtagaaatacaaataaattttcactaatttttcatttattggATTCAGGATtttacatttaatttaaaggtttcctagctactatggtatttaaaataaagaatCAAAACGTCACTACCAGCAGTTCATAATcatattgataaaaatattAGTGGAAGTGTCTATTTTGATTGACATATTGGTAAAATTTAGGGTAGCAATGGAAATTAATTTGACAACATGAAGGTTTTGTATAAACTTTTAGAGGGAAGATATTTTGCTTGAAACTTAAGGCAATGCTAAACAAATCAATAATGCATAAATTAAACTAGTAAATTTCATATAATACTACATCCatgataatatattatatatatatatatatacagagttTCTCCTATGTAGATGTCCGGACGTTATTACCGTGCGGACGCCATGTATTTTCTACTACCCCTCCTTGCTTTCCTCCCTGTTTACAATGGTGTCTGCATGGTAATAACGTCTGCATGGTAATAACGTCTAGACACATATATGTTCTCCAAACTTGAATCAATGTGCAAAAACTTATTAGTTTCATTATGCATTCTATTGTGTACAAttgctattttttatttacgCCACACAAACCTTGACAATTTATTTGCAAATTAAGTCAAGATTAGAGTACACGGCTAGCATTCCTACTACCAAATTTGCTTATTAAGGGTGGCTCTTTTGAAAGGCTATCACTAAGCCATAGCTAGAATAGTATCCAGAACAGAAACTATTGAGAATATCTTAAAAGTTCACACAATGTGCTTAAATCCATCGATATCTCAGTGACATATATCAAGATGTGGGTGATCTCAGTCCACCACTTATTGATATCAGTGGCATCAAAACATGGAATTTCGATGGAAGCTCCTTATATCGATGAATATTTTACACATTGATTGTAAcgattaattttgtttataccAATTAATTTTGTACAAGTTTAATTTCGTTTAATAAGTATCTATAATTCTATACGATAATCATAAGGTAGAACTTCAAGTTTggtgaaattttaaaaataatccTTTGTTTAAGAAAACCATTGAAGGAAAATCACATTAAAGAGGATAAAATAGTACAGaatcaaaaatttaaaatatttctgTTTTAGAAAAAAACGGCTGAAGTATCTCACCCTTTATTATCTCTCACATCTCACCCTCTCTCTTTGTATTATAACTTTCACACACTACAACAACTTCCATTATATTGCACATACATTACATGCTTGCTGCCTTTAGTATGGATATTATACTTATGTCATATTTGATAAGTCCACCAATTAGCTAACTTAGGAAATTATGTTATGTTTGAAGTCCACAACACGGATTGTTTTCACTTTACATGCCATATATTTGTTGTAGATAGATTAGTTATTAAGTTTACATATTTAATTGGtgattttcttaaaaaaatgaaaagatgaaattttatttcataagaGATTCTGTACAGTAAAGTAGACAAGTATTCCACAAGGAATAGAAGAGGAAAGAACATTAATTCGACAAATTACATCcaagaaaccaaaaataatgaagaCACTACAACTTTGCAATCTAGAATGATATCAGATAGAGAAGTATTCTGAAAAACAGGCGAAACGGATGACCAAATCGCTGCCCAATACTTGACCTTCTCCCACACCTCCATTTCCATCTCCTTAACATCTTCAAAGATCCCACTGATTCCTTTCTGACTAGATAACCTAAATGATAGCCATCACCATGCACCCCCCCATATAATTTAGCCTTTTTTTCCACCACCCAATATTTTAAACTTCTCACCCAACAAAGAGAAACAGTCTTTTGGCACAACGCAACAAATATTAatctcattaaataaaaagaaccaTATCCTCCAGCGGAAAGGGCAAGCTAAGAAACCATGATCCACACTCTCCCCCGAATTCTTGCATAAAATACACCAATGTGGTAATGAAGATGATGCTGGCCTACGTCTTTGGAGTAATCACAGGTGTTAACCTTCCCTTGTACCACCAACTAAGCCAAAACCTTAACCTTGGGAGGAACCTTAGATTTCCAAATCAGACTTTAAGGGAGAAAAGGTGGACTACCAGGTATGTTTTTCAATCGATTTAAGTAGGATTTACAAGAAAATTGCCCTGAAGGCTTTAAGGACCATCTTCTTGCATCTTCTTTGTATGGAAATAATCTCACCTCCTCCAGCAGCCTCAACCTCCATCAATAATGCACCTATTAAATGCCATATTTAATAGGTGCATTATTGAATAGTTTCATGTTTCCTGAAAGTTTTACTTCAAAATTTCCATATTCTCATGATTTATATAGATATTTCCACCAATATTCCGTTGATTTTGACTGTCATTATTTCCAGTGTGATAGACATTTTTTTGACCTTGCATGCATCATAGGTTTTCTAGTTCCACATTGTGGCCTAACAAGGAATTTTCTGGCCTCTATATATTTAAGTATTGTAATATTTTAAACATCTGAATGCATATTTGCAATATTCCTTTACTCTACTGTGCACTTTTGGAGAATGCGTGTAACATCTGCATTGTCATTTATTTGTTCATCATCACTGTTATCTAAAACATGCAAGACTTCCAGAAATGATCTAAAGGATTTTTCATAAGATTCCTTAAACTTGTTTCTTGTATATGTTTTTTCCCCTTCAAAAAGCTTATTTGCTTATGTTTCATTTAGGGGCTACAAACGTTTTTTCAGACGCACTATGCTTGAGTCATCGACTTTCCTTAAGGACGATTGCTTGAAGCTTAATTGCACTGTTGGTGTTGTGGTTTCTGCAATAGACAGTTCAAGATTGCACTCCATAGATGTCCCTGAGTCTGATATTGGAGCTCATTTTGGTATGTTATTGGAGAATGAGGAAGGTTCAGATGTAACTTTCAATGTGCGTGGCGTAAAGTTTCATGCTCACAAGCTAGTATTGGCTGCTCGGTCTCCTGAGTTCGAAAGTGAATTTCTGAATGGAATGGAAGAGGATAATCATGAAATAGTTGTTGTGGATATGGAACCCAAGGTCTTTAAGGTAGCATTTCTCAGAAAttagttatttttctttaaaataaagcCTTTCGAGAAGAAATAACTAAGGTTTATTTAAGTTGATGTAATTTACCAATTTATCCTGGTTTTCTTCATAATTTATTTCATGTTTGCCGAGCAGGCTTTGCTGCACTTCATTTATACAGATAATCTTATTGAAGATGAAGAGTTCTCAGTAACAAGTTCATCTTGCATGCCATCTTTATCAGACAAATTAGCTGCAAAGTTGTTAGCTGCAGCAGACAAATATGGCTTAGCTAGGCTTGCCCTGATGTGTGAATCTGTTCTCTGCAAGGATGTATCTGTCAATTCTGTTGCCAATATTCTGGCCTTGGCTGATCGTTTTTCTGCTATGGATCTAAAATCCGTTTGCCTGAAATTTGCTGCTGAAAATCTAGTGGGTACGTAtgtcccttttgtttttgcatgttttctattaacgTATTAGAATAAGCAGTTCTGTTTAGCATATACACTTTAAAATGCCATTGGTTTgctattttttccttttaagtcCCCTTCAGGGGTTCAGCTTTACCACTTGCAGTTGTATTAGAGGTAAGTAGACTTTTAAGCGAGATGGTTTTCTGCTCCGTCTACAGATCAGTCTAAGTAAATATTTATACTAAAATAGAATACGTGGCTTATATCTCCGACTCGAAAGAGAATTTCTGAATGGAATGGAAGAGGATAATCGTGAAATAGTTGTTATGGTTATGGAACCCAAGGTCTTTAAGGTAGCACTTCTCAGGAattagttctttttctttagaaGCTTGTTCTTACAACTTATTTATGTGGTGCTTCTTACTCATGACTTGGGAGGTTGACTGTTAAGATGTCTATTTGAGTGGTCCTTGAGgatattgtttctttttattttctgcattTGTTTCTTCTCATAATTAGGTCTTGTATACTTCGTGTTCTTGGGTTGTGTCCCGATGGTCCTAAAAAAGGTTCCGAAAAAACTGTTCACGAATAGTAATACTGCTAGATACTGTAATTGGACTCTGGCAGTTGCAAAAAGTTCAGACTTTTGCCTCTTTTTGGGTTATATACTCTTACAAGTTACAAATAGGATTATATTGATTTTGAGGACTCTGATTTAACTCTTTTGTTAGTACTTTAGGGTTCCCATCCTCTTACAAGTATTAGTCAAAACTGAATTTGCAGTTGGCTCCTACCTCATCAAAAAGTAGTACTAGACTCTtgatttcactttttttttttttttttttttttttctggtacGGAAAGGACAGGGAGGATTTTTTACTTACCATTAATGTAACCTTGGATTTCCAAGTTCCTTTGAGTAAATCAAAGAGTTTCAAAATgaggttttcttttgtttcccaCCAGAGGTGTATTGGAATTACTCCAAtacagaaattaaaaaagttCCATGTCACACTAGCCTTTAGAATCACACTAAAGGTGTCTGGGATTCACTCCTAGTCAACTCATGcttcacatattttttttgaatagaaactttataaattcaaagagataaacaaagaaacaagcaaGTGGATTAGGAATCCACAGgagcaaaacaaaagtaaacaGCAACCTCAagaccaaaacaaacaaaggaaaagaggacaaaagcaaacaaaaaggCCACccatgaaaaaataaaagagcaaCACATCACTTCACAACCGCTAACAAATCTCGCATAATAGAAGAGAGCCAAATCCTTAAAAACAGGAGTAACCGAAGCCCATAAAGCCGCCCGAAACTTCACTCTATACCACATCTCAGCCACCCCCACACCCTTGGTAGTCCTAAAAAATTCTTCTGTTACGCTCCAACCATAAGTTCCCAAACACTGCATGCACCAAGCAACCCCACAGAACTTTAGCTTTCTTCCCCCTACCCAGCGCATCAATCTTGTAGGATAACAGCTGAAAGCAGCCTTTAGGAATAACCCAAGCAGCATTAACTTCCCGAAGAAGTAACCACCACACCTTTAAGGTGTAGGAACAGTGAATGAACAGATGATCCGTGCTTTCCCTGTCCATATGCAAAGAGTGCACCAGTGGGGATAAGCACATAAAGGGGCGATGCCTCTGCAAAGTGTCAGAAGTATTTACTTTTCCAATGGCAACCTGCCATAGAAGAATTACTGGAATTTGAGGGTAAGGAGGGAACTTCTCTGCAGAACCATTATCCTGAATGAAGGAACGAAAAGAGTGGCATGAGTATAACCCAGAGTGATCCAACTTACACCTGTTGTCCCTCCTAGAGGGAATCAATCTAACGCCATTCAGGATAACCAGTAACCTAGTCACCTCATCAATCTCCCACACAGTAAGGTGCCTTCTAAATCCGAAATCCCAATTCTGGGGATACACCCCGGAACTCACAACAGAAGAAATACTGGAATGCTGCTTACTGGACAGAATGAAGAGTCTGGGGAAAACCTCTTTGAGCACACCTCCCCTACACCAATCATCCTCACAAAATCTCACCCTATCTCCTCCACCAACCACAAACTCGCAGCCTTGAAGAAATGCAGGATAACCACTAGAGGTGCCCTTCCACGGTTTGTGACAAGAGTCACTAGATAAAACATTAGCATCCCAGCCATTAGCACTCACCTGATAAATACTCTTCACATATGAGTGAgaactttaatttctttaaccGTTAACTTACTTTCAAACCCTACAAAGTAGTTCCCTTTGTAGTCATTGATACAGAATCATTTAAAAGACCCAAATTAATACACTTAAAAATGTGGAAAGATAGAATCATGCAACCTAAAACATTAATCATTTTACATAGAAAGACTCAAAGATAATGAACCTAAAATACATAGTAAATTATTTGTTAGGGTTAACTGCATAAACCCTACAAACTTTGACAGTCGTTTCAAATTGGAACCCAAACTTGTAGGACTCTACAAATTCATACACAAACTCACGAAAAACGTACATAGGTACATCTGCTACTTTTACTGTTAACAAGTCCGTTAAATGTTGACGTGGCAACATAGGTCCCATTTTTTCAGCTGATGTGGCCTCCagttaataaaaaaagttctttatttttaaattaattaaaaaatttaaaatcctatatataaaagaataaaataacataaaaattaaaagttggaacaaaaaattaacCCAGCCCCACCATACCTCCCAACCTCCCCCACCCCCGACACTTCTCCGCTTCCCTCAGCTGGTATTTCTCAAGCGAAGACAAATCTTGGACCAGTTTCTGAAGATAAGGATTTGGggtttcctctgttttttggCATTGAGGTTGCACGTCCCCTTCATGCATTATCTTTGTCACAATGAAAGTAGGCCTAGAATATGTTACAGGATAGCAGGATGCTTGATGTAGGCCACCCTCTCTTCCCATGAATTTAAATACCTAGTCATCTGCCAAGTCGGTGCTCTAGTACTTGATAAATATACCAGCGTCTTCATCTATTGCCAGACCTCATTATTAAATGTGTTGTTGGTATGGTTAGCTAGTTCGTACATGCTTCCTGCACAATCCATTTGGATGTTGTCCTCATGTCTTACGGGACTTGAAGTCATGTCCAGGACTTTAAGTGAATGAATGCATGCTTGTCTCCAAGCTGGTGTGTTATATCTGgggaaaagggaaaaagtgCCAATCATGTCTTTCTTCATTGTTTTGTGGATGCAAAGCCATGGTCCAATCTGTTCAGGGAAGCAGGTTTTTTTCCTGGGAATTGCCAAAGTGGAGTTGGGTGATAATCCTTACCTACTGTCTGAGACCAAATGGAAAAAGAGTTTAGTTTGTAGTTGAATTCTTTATTGCTCAGTTAGTTTCTCAATGAATTCAAATGTGTGGaacaaaatatcaatttgCAGAGTAATGACAGAATAGAGAAATAATTTGCAAAATCTGGGGGCATCGAacaagttttcttttctttttggggagggaggaggggaggaagaggggggagagagagagttataCTGCATGATTGATCCAAAAAGAGTTTAGTTTGTAGTTGAATTCTTTATTGCTCAGTTAGCTTCTCAATGAATTCAAATGTGTGGaacaaaatatcaatttgCAGAGTAATGACAGAATAGAGAAATAATTTGCAAAATCTGGGGGCATCGAACAAGTTttctttgagagagagagagagagagagagagagttataCTGCATGATTGATCCAATATTTATGCCCGTGGCCAACAGGGATGAGAGGCTTATAAGGAATTTCCTGATTCTAAATTTTGAACTTATGAGTTTCTTCACGTGTCTCTTGGCTGCCTCAATGACttgttcataaaaaaaaattatctgaTGCTCActaaattttgtgatttttgacTTGAGTAGGTTCATGTGTACCTTATTATTCGGGAGAACTTTTGTTTACTTGTATATGCATCATGCTTCATCTAATCTTTAAGGCTGCACTCCCCAAGGATGAGAGGGTTAGGGGAACTGCCTGATATTCAATTTTTAGCATTTTGACTTTATGAGGTGTGTGTGTCTACTTTTTTGGGGGTAAACTCATGTATTTTGTTGATATCGCATGCCAAAACAGGTGATTTAGTTCTCTGCAATGATTCCTTATTTATAGCCATCGGCACTCCCTTCCTTTCTACCCATTCAATACAATAAATCATtaagttatttgtttttttggctaaCTGTAATCTATGAATTTAGTAATTCAAATCTCAACTGCATAAATTAATGTGAAAATTATTCTTCTCATCAGGAGGTTCTGAAGTTCCAAATCTGGAATCAGCAAAGGAATCTAAAGTTTCCATTACTTTTACATGCTCCTCTGTTTACAATTACTATAACCACattcttaattattattttttatgcagCCGTCATGGAAACAGATGGCTTTGAGTTGCTCAAGGAGAACTGCCCACTGTTGCAGTCAGAGCTTTTGAAGACAGTTGCAGGAACTGAGGAGGAACTCAGCGGAGGCGGAAAGAGTCGAAGTGTTTGGGCCCAGTTTTCTGATGGTGGGGATACAACTGATAGGCGTAGACATAACTGGGAAGATGTAGGAGAGAGAGGTCAAAGCCTCTGGGTCCAGTCTTCTGATGGTGGTGATGCGAGAGGTATGAGTCCTGGGCAAGAAGGTTGATATGGTAAATGTGCTGAATTGGTGTTTT
Above is a genomic segment from Prunus dulcis chromosome 7, ALMONDv2, whole genome shotgun sequence containing:
- the LOC117634213 gene encoding BTB/POZ and MATH domain-containing protein 4, with amino-acid sequence MFSHRHKSHLVSPSSSRFVTETVNGSHNFVIKGYSLAKGIGVGKHIASETFTVGGFQWAIYFYPDGKNPEDNSAYVSVFIALASEGTDVRALFELTLVDQGTHGKHKVHSHFDRSLESGPYTLKYRGSMWGYKRFFRRTMLESSTFLKDDCLKLNCTVGVVVSAIDSSRLHSIDVPESDIGAHFGMLLENEEGSDVTFNVRGVKFHAHKLVLAARSPEFESEFLNGMEEDNHEIVVVDMEPKVFKALLHFIYTDNLIEDEEFSVTSSSCMPSLSDKLAAKLLAAADKYGLARLALMCESVLCKDVSVNSVANILALADRFSAMDLKSVCLKFAAENLVAVMETDGFELLKENCPLLQSELLKTVAGTEEELSGGGKSRSVWAQFSDGGDTTDRRRHNWEDVGERGQSLWVQSSDGGDARGMSPGQEG